From a region of the Posidoniimonas corsicana genome:
- a CDS encoding glycoside hydrolase family 2 TIM barrel-domain containing protein, which yields MRSRTLMLALLALSPACQCLANDWEDQSVISRNKLPAHATFFRFDTADDAKEGRRDDSPYVKLLNGTWKFNLVRTPEERPMDFYAADFDDSGWEDIRVPGDWQTQGFGQPIYTNVTYPFDKNPPKIAGQNGNPVGSYRTTFTMPAEWKGRRVEINFDGVESAFYLWVNGKMVGYSQGSRTPARFDLTPFLQDGENVLAAQVFRWCDGSYLEDQDFWRLSGIFRDVYLEGLPATRIVDFEVTTDLDEEYKNATLKVDADIRAEQPASLELALYTLDGELIGQESTSNATAGEELRAEIGMSVSEPALWTAETPNLYRLVLTLKDREGKTLESTAINVGFREVEIRDGVLLVNGKYVYMNGVNRHEHHPVTGHTMSRESMIEDILLMKRHNINAVRTSHYPNVPEWYDLCDEYGLFVVDETNIESHGMGYGRESLAKDPSWGEAHLDRARRMVERDKNYPSIVIWSLGNEAGNGVNFMANYDWIKERDPSRPVQYEQAYWRDRNTDIRCPMYARIHQIVDYATKSPDRPLILCEYAHAMGNSVGNLPEYWSAIREHRNLQGGFIWDWVDQGLLKKDDDGTEFYAYGGDYGDRPNDANFCCNGLVRPDRVPNPSLYEVKKVYQRISTAAGDQPGVYVVKNEYDHQSLAPFDLTWTVEVDGKAVQEGRQAAPEAAAGESAEVELPIEPVDAAPGQEAILTVRYVLRDQAPWAPAGHEVAVDQFDLKANPSEAAIELAQHKPRANETDDQIVLTSGGVTVAVSKQTGHVDSIAQDGEPLITAPLVPNYWRAPIDNDNGNQMPRRLRDWRRAGRDRELVSCQLGDASNSAVTVECEWKLLDGKATERATYTLDSHGALGVAFALDAQGDLPDIPRVGLRTEVPTSFTAVEWFGRGPHETYWDRKSGAPVGHYAMPTSELIHEYVRPQENGNRTDARWLAMADESGRGLLIAGPRFDFSVWPYTQRALQRARHPHELQRGEVLTLNLDYRQMGVGGDDSWGAWPHEQYRMKAGKYELQLKLTPLNPSAGGVSEVARTVSKE from the coding sequence ATGCGCTCACGAACCCTGATGCTCGCCCTCCTAGCACTCTCCCCCGCGTGCCAATGCCTCGCCAACGATTGGGAGGATCAGTCGGTCATCAGCCGGAACAAGCTGCCGGCGCACGCGACTTTCTTCCGCTTCGACACGGCCGACGACGCGAAGGAGGGCCGGCGGGATGACTCGCCGTACGTGAAGCTGCTCAACGGCACGTGGAAGTTCAACCTGGTCCGCACGCCTGAGGAGCGGCCGATGGACTTCTACGCCGCCGACTTCGACGACAGCGGCTGGGAAGACATCCGCGTGCCGGGCGACTGGCAGACGCAGGGCTTCGGGCAGCCGATCTACACCAACGTCACGTACCCGTTCGACAAGAACCCGCCCAAGATCGCCGGCCAAAATGGCAATCCGGTCGGCTCCTACCGCACCACGTTCACCATGCCTGCGGAGTGGAAGGGACGCCGCGTCGAGATCAACTTCGACGGCGTCGAGTCCGCGTTCTACCTGTGGGTCAACGGCAAGATGGTGGGCTACTCGCAGGGCAGCCGCACGCCGGCGCGGTTTGACCTCACCCCGTTCCTGCAGGATGGCGAGAACGTGCTCGCCGCGCAGGTGTTCCGCTGGTGCGACGGCTCATACCTCGAGGACCAGGACTTCTGGCGGCTGAGCGGCATCTTCCGGGATGTGTACCTGGAAGGGCTTCCGGCGACGCGAATCGTCGACTTCGAGGTCACGACCGACCTGGACGAGGAGTACAAGAACGCCACGCTGAAGGTCGACGCCGACATCCGTGCGGAACAGCCCGCCAGCCTGGAGCTGGCGTTGTACACCCTCGACGGCGAGCTCATTGGCCAGGAGTCCACCAGCAACGCGACCGCCGGCGAGGAGCTCAGGGCAGAGATCGGTATGAGCGTCTCGGAACCGGCGCTGTGGACGGCCGAGACCCCCAACCTGTACCGCTTGGTGCTGACCCTCAAGGATAGAGAAGGCAAGACGCTTGAGTCTACAGCGATCAACGTCGGATTCCGCGAGGTAGAGATCCGCGACGGCGTGCTGCTGGTCAACGGCAAGTACGTCTACATGAACGGCGTGAACCGGCACGAGCACCACCCGGTCACCGGACACACCATGAGCCGGGAGTCGATGATCGAAGACATCCTGCTGATGAAGCGGCACAACATCAACGCGGTCCGCACCAGCCACTACCCGAACGTGCCCGAGTGGTACGACCTGTGCGACGAGTACGGCCTGTTTGTCGTGGACGAGACCAACATCGAGTCGCACGGCATGGGCTACGGCCGCGAGTCGCTGGCCAAGGACCCCAGCTGGGGCGAGGCCCACCTTGACCGCGCCCGCCGCATGGTCGAGCGGGACAAGAACTACCCGTCGATCGTGATCTGGTCGCTCGGCAACGAGGCGGGCAACGGCGTCAACTTCATGGCCAACTACGACTGGATCAAGGAACGCGACCCGTCGCGCCCGGTGCAGTACGAGCAGGCCTACTGGCGGGACCGCAACACCGACATCCGCTGCCCGATGTACGCCCGGATCCACCAGATCGTGGACTACGCCACCAAGTCGCCCGACCGCCCGCTGATCCTCTGCGAATACGCCCACGCGATGGGCAACAGCGTGGGCAACCTGCCGGAGTACTGGTCCGCCATCCGCGAGCACCGCAACCTGCAGGGCGGGTTCATCTGGGACTGGGTCGACCAGGGCCTGCTGAAGAAGGACGACGATGGGACCGAGTTCTACGCCTACGGCGGCGACTACGGCGACCGCCCCAACGACGCCAACTTCTGCTGCAACGGCCTGGTGCGTCCCGACCGCGTGCCGAACCCGTCGCTCTACGAGGTGAAGAAGGTCTACCAGCGGATCTCCACCGCCGCCGGCGACCAGCCGGGCGTATACGTGGTGAAGAACGAGTACGACCACCAGTCGCTCGCGCCGTTTGACCTGACCTGGACCGTCGAGGTCGACGGCAAGGCCGTGCAGGAGGGCCGTCAGGCCGCGCCCGAGGCAGCCGCCGGCGAATCGGCCGAGGTCGAGCTGCCGATCGAGCCAGTCGACGCCGCGCCCGGCCAGGAAGCGATCCTCACGGTCCGCTACGTGCTGCGGGACCAGGCGCCCTGGGCGCCGGCAGGGCACGAGGTGGCTGTGGACCAATTTGACCTGAAGGCCAATCCCAGCGAGGCCGCGATCGAGCTTGCTCAGCACAAGCCGCGGGCCAACGAGACCGATGACCAGATTGTGCTGACCAGTGGCGGGGTGACGGTGGCCGTCAGCAAACAGACCGGCCACGTCGACTCCATCGCCCAGGACGGCGAGCCGCTCATCACCGCGCCGTTGGTTCCCAACTACTGGCGGGCGCCGATCGACAACGACAACGGCAACCAGATGCCCCGCCGCCTGCGTGACTGGCGCCGCGCCGGCCGCGACCGCGAGTTGGTGAGCTGCCAGCTGGGCGACGCGTCGAACTCGGCCGTCACGGTAGAGTGCGAGTGGAAGCTGCTGGACGGCAAGGCGACCGAGCGGGCGACCTACACGCTCGACTCCCACGGCGCGCTGGGCGTGGCGTTCGCTCTCGACGCCCAGGGCGACCTGCCGGACATCCCCCGCGTCGGCCTGCGGACCGAGGTCCCCACCAGCTTCACCGCCGTCGAGTGGTTTGGCCGCGGCCCGCACGAGACCTACTGGGACCGCAAGAGCGGCGCCCCGGTCGGCCACTACGCGATGCCCACCAGCGAGCTGATCCACGAGTACGTGCGGCCGCAAGAGAACGGCAACCGGACCGACGCCCGCTGGCTGGCGATGGCGGACGAGAGCGGCCGCGGGCTGTTGATCGCCGGGCCGCGGTTCGACTTCAGCGTCTGGCCGTACACGCAGCGGGCGTTGCAGCGGGCCCGGCACCCGCACGAGCTGCAGCGGGGTGAGGTGTTGACGCTCAACCTCGACTACCGGCAGATGGGCGTCGGCGGCGACGACTCATGGGGAGCGTGGCCGCACGAGCAGTACCGCATGAAGGCCGGCAAGTACGAGCTGCAGCTCAAGCTGACGCCGCTCAACCCATCCGCCGGCGGCGTGAGCGAGGTCGCACGGACGGTCTCGAAAGAGTAG
- a CDS encoding alpha/beta hydrolase yields MRLLCSLAVLLLAPQSGAAAEPAEAEVPYKQGADLTDYERARCVLDIYPPATGAKAAPVVVFFHGGSITGGDKQTCQAIADLLTPRGVIVVSANYRLSPSANYPDYVEDAAAAVRWVHANIADRGGDPGRLYISGHSAGGYLTMMAAAALGHYQPGAAAPDLPLAGLIPIAGQTVTHSTVRQERGLGTETIVVDSAAPLGRVRQPGPPMLLVCGDHDLPRRLQENQLLLAHLRAIGDARSQLVVGRDRDHGTIYENCDDPGDPAGRAIVEFILGKPPSGEPRPAKPEKPPARGA; encoded by the coding sequence ATGCGGTTGCTTTGTTCGCTGGCGGTGCTGTTGTTGGCGCCGCAGTCCGGCGCTGCCGCCGAGCCCGCCGAAGCCGAGGTCCCCTACAAGCAGGGCGCCGATCTTACGGACTACGAACGCGCCCGCTGCGTGCTCGATATCTACCCGCCCGCGACCGGCGCCAAGGCGGCGCCGGTCGTGGTCTTTTTCCACGGCGGCTCGATCACCGGCGGCGACAAGCAGACTTGCCAGGCGATCGCGGACCTGCTCACGCCCCGGGGCGTGATTGTGGTGTCCGCCAACTACCGGCTCTCCCCCTCGGCCAACTACCCCGACTACGTCGAGGACGCCGCGGCCGCGGTCCGTTGGGTGCACGCCAACATCGCTGACCGAGGGGGCGACCCTGGCCGGCTCTACATTTCTGGCCACTCCGCGGGCGGCTACCTCACGATGATGGCGGCCGCGGCGCTGGGCCACTACCAACCCGGGGCGGCCGCACCGGACTTGCCGCTCGCCGGGCTGATCCCGATCGCCGGTCAGACCGTCACCCACTCGACGGTCCGGCAGGAGCGCGGCCTGGGGACCGAGACGATCGTTGTCGACAGCGCAGCGCCGCTCGGCAGGGTGCGTCAGCCAGGTCCGCCGATGCTGCTGGTCTGCGGCGACCACGACCTGCCGCGACGCCTGCAGGAGAACCAGCTGCTGCTGGCCCACTTGCGGGCGATCGGCGATGCCCGCTCACAGCTGGTGGTCGGCCGCGACCGTGACCACGGCACGATCTACGAAAACTGCGACGACCCCGGCGACCCCGCCGGCCGGGCGATCGTCGAGTTTATCCTCGGCAAGCCTCCGTCCGGCGAACCAAGACCTGCCAAACCAGAGAAGCCACCGGCCCGCGGGGCATGA
- a CDS encoding 7-carboxy-7-deazaguanine synthase QueE, with the protein MRIAEIYRSIQGEGLLTGTPSVFVRASGCNLRCWFCDTPHASWSPEGVDLAVDEIVAQIEEWDCRHVVITGGEPMLFAELIPLCEKLRLQRRHITIETAGTLYLPVICDLMSVSPKLSGSGPDADRHPHWRRRHEQTRHRPEIVRRLLTEFDYQVKFVVDERNELDEIEQWLDDLGKVDRERVLLMPQGVEQGELACKAEWLRPYCQDNGYTYCPRKHIEWFGSVRGT; encoded by the coding sequence GTGAGAATCGCTGAAATCTACCGATCGATCCAGGGCGAGGGCCTGCTGACCGGCACGCCCAGCGTGTTTGTCCGCGCTAGTGGGTGCAACCTGCGATGCTGGTTCTGCGACACGCCGCACGCCTCCTGGTCGCCCGAGGGCGTCGACCTGGCCGTCGACGAGATTGTCGCGCAGATCGAGGAGTGGGACTGCCGGCACGTAGTGATCACCGGCGGCGAACCGATGCTGTTCGCCGAGCTGATACCGCTGTGCGAGAAGCTGCGTCTGCAACGGCGGCACATCACGATCGAGACCGCCGGCACGCTCTATCTACCTGTCATCTGCGATTTAATGTCGGTTAGTCCCAAGCTGTCGGGATCGGGACCCGACGCGGATAGGCACCCGCACTGGCGGCGCCGGCACGAGCAGACCCGCCACCGCCCAGAGATTGTGCGCCGGTTGCTCACGGAGTTTGACTACCAAGTCAAGTTTGTTGTGGACGAGCGCAATGAGTTAGATGAGATCGAACAGTGGCTCGATGACTTGGGGAAGGTCGACCGCGAACGCGTGCTGCTCATGCCCCAGGGCGTTGAGCAGGGCGAGCTCGCCTGCAAGGCGGAGTGGCTGCGTCCCTACTGCCAAGACAACGGTTACACGTACTGCCCACGCAAGCACATCGAGTGGTTTGGCTCGGTGCGGGGCACGTGA
- the queC gene encoding 7-cyano-7-deazaguanine synthase QueC, translated as MPPQDFAAGDRPKAVVLLSGGLDSATTAACAADAGCELYALSVDYGQRHRFELEAARRVADRMRVAEHRTVTVDAGQFGGSALTADIAVPQGRSHDEMADGIPVTYVPARNTLFLSLALGYAESIGAADLWIGVNAVDYSGYPDCRPEFVEAFERLANVATKLGVEGACRFRVHAPLIKLTKAEIVKLGVSLRVDYGLTHTCYSPNDAGVACGRCDACQLRRQGFADAGLMDPIDYQA; from the coding sequence ATGCCCCCACAAGACTTCGCCGCCGGCGACCGACCCAAGGCGGTGGTGCTGCTGTCCGGCGGCCTCGACTCGGCCACGACCGCCGCGTGCGCAGCCGACGCCGGGTGCGAGTTGTACGCGCTGAGCGTCGACTACGGTCAGCGGCACCGGTTCGAGCTCGAGGCCGCCCGCCGGGTGGCCGATCGTATGCGTGTCGCCGAGCACCGCACTGTGACCGTCGACGCCGGGCAGTTCGGCGGCAGCGCGCTGACCGCCGACATCGCCGTCCCGCAGGGACGCTCGCATGACGAGATGGCCGACGGCATACCGGTAACCTACGTCCCGGCCCGCAACACATTGTTCCTCTCGCTGGCGCTGGGGTACGCGGAGTCGATCGGCGCCGCCGACCTGTGGATCGGCGTCAACGCGGTGGACTACAGCGGCTACCCGGACTGCCGACCGGAGTTTGTTGAGGCGTTTGAGAGGTTGGCCAACGTGGCGACCAAGCTGGGCGTCGAAGGGGCCTGCCGGTTCCGCGTCCACGCACCGCTGATCAAGTTGACCAAGGCCGAGATCGTGAAGCTCGGGGTGAGTCTGAGGGTGGACTACGGGCTTACTCACACGTGCTACTCGCCGAACGACGCGGGGGTCGCTTGCGGTCGCTGCGACGCGTGCCAGCTCCGCCGCCAGGGGTTTGCCGACGCGGGGCTAATGGATCCGATCGATTATCAGGCGTGA
- the queF gene encoding preQ(1) synthase has translation MSDFRGLLETFENQYPERDYKIEIVAPEFTSVCPKTGQPDFGVITLTYTPRAKCVELKSYKFYLQSYRNQGIFYENVTNTIIDDLVAVIEPQWMKVEAAFSARGGITETVSVQHTSVM, from the coding sequence ATGTCTGACTTCCGCGGATTGCTCGAAACGTTCGAGAACCAGTACCCCGAACGCGACTACAAGATCGAGATCGTGGCGCCCGAATTTACCTCGGTCTGCCCCAAGACCGGCCAGCCCGACTTCGGCGTCATCACGCTCACCTACACCCCCCGGGCGAAGTGTGTCGAGCTGAAGAGCTACAAGTTCTACCTGCAGAGCTACCGGAACCAGGGCATCTTCTACGAGAACGTCACGAACACCATCATCGACGACCTGGTCGCGGTGATCGAGCCGCAGTGGATGAAGGTCGAGGCCGCCTTCAGCGCCCGCGGCGGCATCACCGAAACGGTCTCCGTGCAGCACACCTCGGTGATGTAG
- a CDS encoding sugar phosphate isomerase/epimerase family protein — translation MSAAPRVILSGFADEASNHKAAVEQFAAFAALGLEYYSLRFIDVGNGVKNVMDLTKAEITKVRKLEDEYGMNVTSIGSPIGKVKLVDQEDGTGNRYVPFKQYLKKDVAKACERAHAFETKLIRGFSFYPPKGEDPWDHVPQAVDQLGQIAEACHRSDLTFGLEVEANLIGQSGQLMAELHRQVDHPALVTIFDGGNLISQGYSNIECYAQYVEMKPSLGWMHIKDYRDPSLTRGGHVHEDKLKNFVPADIGDSAHELIFRDFREMIPKLEKKLKRRGIPGVFLDLEPHLKGGGQFGGFSGPDGFGVACRSLCGMLDAAGIEYHLRDFEDVKAARGF, via the coding sequence ATGTCTGCCGCCCCCCGAGTCATCTTGTCCGGATTCGCCGACGAGGCGTCCAACCACAAGGCCGCGGTCGAACAGTTCGCCGCGTTCGCCGCCCTCGGGCTGGAGTACTACAGCCTGCGGTTCATCGACGTCGGCAACGGCGTCAAGAACGTGATGGACCTGACCAAGGCCGAGATCACCAAGGTCCGCAAGCTCGAGGACGAGTACGGCATGAACGTCACGTCGATCGGCTCGCCGATCGGCAAGGTGAAGCTCGTCGACCAGGAGGACGGAACCGGCAACCGCTACGTGCCCTTCAAGCAGTACCTGAAGAAGGACGTCGCGAAGGCGTGCGAGCGGGCCCACGCGTTCGAGACCAAGCTGATCCGCGGCTTCTCGTTCTACCCGCCCAAGGGCGAGGACCCGTGGGACCACGTCCCGCAGGCGGTTGACCAGCTCGGCCAGATCGCCGAGGCGTGCCACCGCAGCGACCTGACCTTCGGCCTGGAGGTCGAGGCCAACCTGATCGGCCAGTCCGGCCAGCTCATGGCCGAGCTGCACCGCCAGGTCGACCACCCGGCGCTGGTCACGATCTTCGACGGCGGCAACCTGATCAGCCAGGGGTACTCGAACATCGAGTGCTACGCCCAGTACGTCGAGATGAAGCCCAGCCTGGGCTGGATGCACATCAAGGACTACCGCGACCCGAGCCTGACCCGCGGCGGCCACGTGCACGAGGACAAGCTCAAAAACTTCGTCCCCGCCGACATCGGCGACAGCGCCCACGAGCTGATCTTCCGCGACTTCCGCGAGATGATCCCCAAGCTGGAGAAGAAGCTCAAACGCCGCGGGATCCCCGGCGTGTTCCTCGACCTCGAGCCGCACCTGAAGGGGGGCGGCCAGTTTGGCGGGTTCAGCGGACCCGACGGCTTCGGCGTCGCTTGCCGGTCGCTCTGCGGAATGCTCGACGCCGCCGGCATCGAGTACCACCTCCGCGACTTCGAGGACGTGAAGGCCGCACGGGGGTTCTAA
- a CDS encoding prolipoprotein diacylglyceryl transferase, whose product MLAAFDPIYALIMLAAVVACGALLRRSQSALPLSREERLAIGVGAFCGAMITAKLPFVLSDPAGLASGMAWFADGKTILFGLIGGYMGVEAAKWAFGIRVKTGDSFAAPVALAVAIGRLACFRAGCCFGVPTDLPWGVVFPAQGPEPRHPTQLYEAAFHFACFLALVAMRRRGMFPGQLVKLYILTYLAYRFATEFIRPEARLWLGLTGYQWACLPLAALFLWLWRRDARRPATTAAAPQ is encoded by the coding sequence ATGCTCGCAGCGTTCGATCCCATCTACGCCCTGATCATGCTCGCGGCGGTCGTCGCGTGCGGCGCGTTGCTGCGGCGGTCGCAGTCGGCGCTGCCGCTCTCGCGGGAGGAGCGGCTGGCGATCGGCGTGGGCGCGTTCTGCGGCGCGATGATCACCGCCAAGCTCCCCTTCGTGCTGAGCGACCCCGCTGGCCTGGCCAGCGGCATGGCCTGGTTCGCTGACGGCAAGACCATCCTGTTCGGGCTGATCGGCGGCTACATGGGGGTCGAGGCGGCCAAGTGGGCGTTCGGTATCCGGGTCAAGACCGGCGACTCGTTCGCCGCGCCGGTGGCGTTGGCCGTGGCGATCGGCCGATTGGCGTGCTTCCGCGCGGGCTGCTGCTTCGGCGTGCCCACCGACCTGCCCTGGGGCGTGGTGTTCCCGGCGCAGGGCCCCGAGCCGCGTCATCCCACGCAGCTCTACGAGGCGGCGTTCCATTTCGCCTGCTTCCTAGCGTTGGTCGCGATGCGCCGCCGTGGCATGTTCCCCGGCCAGTTGGTGAAGCTCTACATCCTGACCTACCTGGCGTACCGCTTCGCGACCGAGTTCATCCGCCCGGAGGCCCGCCTGTGGCTGGGACTCACCGGCTACCAGTGGGCGTGCCTGCCGCTGGCGGCGCTGTTCCTGTGGCTGTGGCGTCGGGATGCGCGACGGCCCGCGACGACGGCCGCCGCACCACAATAA
- a CDS encoding DMT family transporter — protein MQSFLLMFGVAACATAVIWIKKSDVDPVLLSGLRLLVAAVALTPLFARDWLRWRAEVTPRHFRDAAIPGVMLALHFITWIIGVRMTSVVNSTLLVNLTPIVMPLMLIRLTGEYPTRRELLATVIAGAGLAILFVADFNASWEHFKGDLVCMGSMLLLALYLTLGRRYRHHPTVWLYLVPLYYTAAALAFALTPLLSEDTSVDWRREWPWVLALGLIPTVLGHSLLNNAMRHFRGQVVGLASMMQFVIAGALGYLLLPEEAPAWSFYPASVLIVIAGVIVVRRPSSRAVAHPDATATGTAPPAAGTPTGSR, from the coding sequence GTGCAATCGTTCCTGCTGATGTTCGGCGTCGCGGCTTGCGCGACGGCGGTGATCTGGATCAAGAAGAGCGACGTTGACCCGGTGCTGCTGTCGGGGCTGCGGCTGTTGGTGGCCGCGGTGGCGCTGACGCCGCTGTTCGCGCGGGACTGGCTGCGGTGGCGGGCCGAGGTGACGCCGCGGCACTTCCGCGACGCGGCCATCCCCGGTGTGATGCTGGCCCTGCACTTCATCACGTGGATCATCGGCGTGCGGATGACGTCGGTGGTAAACTCGACGCTGCTGGTGAACCTCACGCCGATCGTGATGCCGCTGATGCTGATCCGGCTGACCGGCGAGTACCCGACCCGGCGGGAGCTGCTCGCCACGGTGATCGCCGGCGCGGGGCTCGCCATACTGTTCGTGGCGGACTTCAACGCGAGCTGGGAGCACTTCAAGGGCGACTTGGTCTGCATGGGGTCGATGCTGCTTCTGGCGTTGTACCTGACGCTCGGCCGCCGGTACCGGCACCACCCAACCGTCTGGCTGTACCTGGTTCCGCTGTACTACACGGCCGCGGCGCTGGCGTTCGCGCTGACGCCGCTGCTGTCGGAGGACACGTCGGTCGACTGGCGGCGCGAGTGGCCGTGGGTGCTCGCGCTGGGGCTGATCCCAACCGTGCTGGGGCACTCGCTGTTGAACAACGCGATGCGGCACTTCCGCGGCCAGGTGGTGGGGCTGGCCAGCATGATGCAGTTCGTGATCGCCGGCGCGCTGGGCTACCTGCTGCTGCCCGAAGAGGCGCCCGCCTGGTCGTTCTACCCGGCGAGCGTGCTGATTGTGATTGCGGGCGTTATTGTGGTGCGGCGGCCGTCGTCGCGGGCCGTCGCGCATCCCGACGCCACAGCCACAGGAACAGCGCCGCCAGCGGCAGGCACGCCCACTGGTAGCCGGTGA
- the ruvB gene encoding Holliday junction branch migration DNA helicase RuvB: protein MPRERILSSEDQSQPTPPPAPANMLESREEDPALRPKHMKEMIGQRSVYERIRVAVDAAMMRGEPLGHILLDGPPGLGKTTFATCIPRDLGVELQIASGAALAAPKDLLPYLTNAQEGSVLFIDEIHRLPKAVEEFMYPAMEDFRIDITLGEGVNARTVNMNLRPFTMIGATTRTGLLSAPLRDRFQIREHLEFYTDEELTTIVLRNAAILKCPVEEAAARKIAGCSRGTPRVVNNRLRWVRDFATSRADGEVTLEVAEKALAMSGVDSLGLDRQDRSYLETILRVFNGGPAGVDAIAHTLNTAPDTLTDEVEPFLLREGLVVRTSRGRKITNRGYEHLGETPPEAPAGRSSEELPLFE from the coding sequence ATGCCACGCGAACGGATTCTCAGCAGCGAAGACCAATCCCAGCCGACCCCCCCGCCCGCGCCTGCCAACATGCTGGAGTCGCGCGAGGAGGATCCCGCGCTGCGCCCGAAGCACATGAAGGAGATGATCGGGCAGCGGTCCGTCTACGAGCGGATCCGTGTCGCGGTGGACGCGGCGATGATGCGCGGCGAGCCGCTGGGTCACATCCTGCTGGACGGCCCGCCCGGTCTGGGCAAGACCACGTTCGCAACCTGCATCCCGCGGGACCTGGGCGTGGAGCTGCAGATCGCCAGCGGCGCGGCACTCGCCGCTCCCAAAGACCTGCTGCCCTACCTGACCAACGCGCAGGAGGGGAGTGTGCTGTTCATCGACGAGATCCACCGGCTGCCCAAAGCGGTGGAGGAGTTCATGTACCCGGCGATGGAGGACTTCCGCATCGACATCACGCTGGGCGAGGGGGTCAACGCCCGCACCGTGAACATGAACCTGCGTCCGTTCACGATGATCGGCGCCACCACGCGGACCGGGCTGCTGTCGGCGCCGCTGCGGGACCGGTTCCAGATCCGCGAGCACCTGGAGTTCTACACCGACGAAGAGCTGACCACGATCGTGCTCCGCAACGCGGCGATCCTCAAGTGCCCGGTCGAGGAGGCCGCCGCGCGGAAGATCGCCGGCTGCAGCCGCGGCACGCCGCGGGTCGTGAACAACCGGCTGCGGTGGGTACGGGACTTCGCCACCAGCCGCGCCGACGGCGAGGTGACGCTGGAGGTGGCGGAGAAGGCGTTGGCGATGTCGGGCGTCGACTCGCTCGGCCTCGACCGGCAGGACCGCAGCTACTTGGAGACCATCCTGCGGGTGTTCAACGGCGGCCCCGCCGGCGTGGACGCCATCGCCCACACGCTCAACACCGCGCCGGACACGCTGACCGACGAGGTCGAGCCGTTCCTGCTGCGCGAGGGCCTGGTGGTGCGGACCTCCCGCGGCCGCAAGATTACCAACCGCGGCTACGAGCACCTGGGCGAAACCCCGCCCGAGGCGCCGGCCGGCCGCAGCAGCGAGGAGCTGCCGCTGTTTGAGTAG